The DNA sequence GCGTGGCTTTACAGCGAGACCGGGAACAATTTCCCGAAGACCATGATCAAGCTCGCGGCGCAAGGGGAAGTTCGCGTGGTCGAGGATCAGTTCGGATCGCCGACCTACGCGCTGGATCTCGCGCGGGGCATTGAAAAATTGATTTCCACGCAGGCCTACGGGATTTATCATCTCGCGGGAAGCGGCAAGGCGAGCTGGTACAGTTTTGCGGCCGCGATTTTCCGGGCGATGGGCATTCCAGCGAAAGTGACGCCGATTCCGGCGTCGGCTTTTCCGAGGCCCGCGAGGCGCCCGGCTTATTCCGTGCTCGAAACGCGGCGCGGGGTCGTGCTGCCGCCTTGGGAAAAAGGCTTGGAAACTTTTGCGGCCAACATGAAACAAAGGGAGAGGGCATCATGAAAGTGCTGGTGACGGGAGGAGCGGGTTACATCGGGGCCCACGTGGTGCGGCATCTGGACGAATGCGGGCACGTGCCCATCATCCTAGACGATTTGCGCCGGTCCCATATGCGCCGCATCGGGCCTTACATCTGCGAGA is a window from the Verrucomicrobiia bacterium genome containing:
- a CDS encoding sugar nucleotide-binding protein; translation: LHVSTDYVFDGAAGRAYTEQDAPNPQSVYGESKLAGEKAVAAANPRHMIVRTAWLYSETGNNFPKTMIKLAAQGEVRVVEDQFGSPTYALDLARGIEKLISTQAYGIYHLAGSGKASWYSFAAAIFRAMGIPAKVTPIPASAFPRPARRPAYSVLETRRGVVLPPWEKGLETFAANMKQRERAS